GTGCGCGTTGCAGATGCTTACGCCGCTCGGCATATAGCATTCAAAATTCGCGAGCGATCAGAAAATGATCTTCGAGTTCTCGACTGGCAGGAAGCGAACGAACCTCTTTTCGCGGCAATGACCCTTGAGCGGCGGGCCGCTGTTATTATCATCTCGCTGATCATTCTGCTTGCGGTCTTTAATATTTCCACGACCCTGACGCTGCTGGTCAACGAGAGAAGGCTCGATATCGCGATCTTGCGTACTTGTGGCGCGAGGTTGCGATCGCTCGTCTCGACCTTCGTCATTGAGGGGCTTATGTTGGGGCTGATCGGGACCACAGCCGGAATCATTCTCGGCCTCGCGGCCTGCGAGCTATCGAACTACTTCGAAGTGTTCAGGCTTGATCAGCAAGTATATTCAGTCGGGAACGTCAGGCTTTCGCCGGGTTTCTACGATATTGCGATGCCATCCGCGGCGGCTCTGTTGTTGTGCACGATCGCGGCGATCTATCCTGCATTCAAGGCTGCCCGCACAAAGCCGATGGAAAACCTCCGAAACGGCTAAAAACCTAATCAAGCTTCAGCGATCGAAGGTATGTCAGGAAGTCGGATCCAAGGTCGTCACGCTTCAGTGCATATTCAACCGTAGCGATCAAAAAGCCGAGCTTGTCACCGGCATCATGCCGCGTGCCCTCTAACCTAACAGCATAGAAAGGCCGCTCCTTGAGCAGGAGCCTCATTGCGTCAGTGATCTGTATCTCGCCTCCGGCACCGGGCGTCGTGCGCTCGATCGCGTCAAAAATGTCAGGCGTGAAGATATAACGGCCGATTATCGCAAGATCCGAGGGAGCGTCCTTGAAGGCCGGTTTTTCGACCATGTCATTGATCTTGAAAATGCCGGGCTCGACCTCGTCGGCATCTATGACGCCAAAGCGAGAGATCGCTTCGCCTTCAACCTGCATCGTTGCGATCACAGGCGCCTGGTATTTTTCAAAGACCTCGATCATTTGCCTTAGTGCAGGCTTTTCGGCATCGACGAGATCGTCGGCCAATAGCGCTGCAAACGGTTCGTTTCCGACAAAGTCCTTCGCCTGGTAGATCGCATGTCCGAGCCCTAAGGCCTGCTTTTGCCTTGTGTAGCTGATCTTTGCAATGTCCGAGATCGCACGCACCTGTTCGAACATCTCTAATTTCCCTTTCTCTTTAAGCAATTGCTCAAGCTCGAACGAGATATCGAAATGATTCTCGATGGCGCTTTTGTCGCGGCCCGTAATTATCAAGATCGAATCGCATCCTGAGGCTACAGCCTCTTCGACCGAATACTGGATCAGCGGTTTATCGACCAACGGAAGCATTTCTTTTGGGGATGCCTTGGTTGCAGGCAGAAATCGTGTGCCGAGGCCGGCAGCCGGAAAAACCGCTTTTCGAATTGTTTGATGCATATAAAGATTGCTAAATTATGAGTTTGCCCGGGTCAAAGTCAATCCTAAAGTTTAGGGCGTTTCCGCCTGCGAGACAAATCTCGGGTTTGAACTCTAAATATGCTGGACCTCAATTTTGTACGTGAGAATCTGGATGCGGTTCGCGCGTCTTTAGCAAACCGCAACTTTTCGCCGGATATCCTTGACCGTTTCGCCGAAATGGACGCCGGTCGACGGCGGATCATCAGCGAATCTGACTCGATCAACCAACAGCGAAATGTTGCCAGCAAAGAGATCGGCGACCTCATCAAAGCGGGCGACCGCGAAACGGCCGAGGCGAAGAAAAAGGAAGTTGCCGGCCTAAAAGAGCGGCAATCCGAATTGGAGCGGCAGCGTGAGGAATCTGAGGCACAAATGAGCGAGCTGCTCGCTAACCTCCCGAACATGCCCGCGGATGACGTTCCGATCGGGCCGGACGAAACTGCAAATATCGAGGTTCGTAAATGGGGTGAACCGCGAGCGTTCGACTTTGAAATCAAGGATCATGTTGATCTCGGGGAAGCACTTGGGATTCTCGACCTTGAGCGAGCGACGAAGATCGCAGGCGCACGCTTTGCAATTCTGAACGGCGCCGGCGCCCGGCTTGAACGGGCGTTGGTGAACTTCATGCTCGACATCCATACGCGCGAACACGGATACACCGAAACGCTGCCGCCATATCTTGTCAACCGGACTGCGTTGTACGGTACAAACCAGCTTCCAAAGTTCGAAGCCGACCTTTTTCACACGACCGACGAACGCGGCTTTGCTCTAATTCCGACGGCCGAAGTTCCGGTAACCAATTATTTCGCCGATGAAATACTGGATGCGAACGAATTGCCAAAACGCTATACGGCGTATTCGATGTGTTTTCGCAGTGAAGCCGGAAGCCATGGGCGTGATACGCGGGGACTGATCCGACAACACCAATTCGAAAAGGTCGAACTTGTAAAGGTATGTCTGCCCGAAGAATCAGATAAAGAGACGAGACCCTGACTGCCGATGCAGAAAAGATACTCCAAATTCTCGGATTGCCCTACAGAACGGTCGTCCTGTCTACGGGCGACATGGGTTTTGGAGCACGAAAGACCTACGACATCGAAGTATGGGTGCCGTCACAAAACACCTACCGCGAGATCTCAAGTTGTTCGAACTGCGGTGACTTTCAGGCGCGCCGAATGAATATGCGGTTTCGCAGGGCGGGCGGCGTGAAACCGGAGTTTCCGCATACATTGAACGGCAGCGGGCTTGCGGTCGGTCGGACATGGATCGCGATAATCGAGAACTACCAGCAGGCCGACGGTTCAGTGATGGTCCCTGACGTATTGCGTCAATATATGGGTGGTCTTGAAGTGATCGCCTGACCTCGAAGTCCGAGAGGTTGATTTTTACGGCAATTGTAATTACATTGTAATAATGAAAGCCCAGATAATTCAGATCGGTAACTCGCAGGGGATCAGAATTCCGAAAATGATGCTCGAGGAAACGGGAATTTCCGGTGAGGTTGATCTTCAGCTCACTCCCGAGGGCATTCTGATCCGAAATTTAAATAAGCCCCGCGGAGACTGGGACGCGATCTTCAAGAAGTTCGCCGAGGCCGATGACGATCTTCAAGTGCAGGACGGATCTGGGGCTGAATTTGAACGGAAGGAGTGGCAATGGTGACGCGGTTTGAGGTCTATCTCATAAATCTGGACGACGAGATCTCGGATGACCCAAAAAATACGCGTCCTGGCGTCGTGATCTCGCCTGATGAAATGAACCGCAATCTTGGCCACGCGTTGATCGCTCCGATCGCCTCAACCAATGCTACCTACCCGACACGCATTCCGACCGATTTCTTAAATGCACAAAGGTGGATAATACTAGATCAGATCCGAGCCGTTGACCATACCCGGTTTGTAAAAAAGATCGGTGTTATCGACAAGAAATCCGCCGATCGTATCGTTGATCTTTTGTCGGAAATGTTTGCAGCTTAGTTTGACTTCGATGCCGTCTTTGCCTTGTCCCAAAGCTCGTCCATCTCATTCAGGGTCGAATCCGAGATATTCTTTCCCGCTTTCTTCAGCTCGTCTTCAATAAACCGGAATCTTTGCCTGAACTTGCGGTTCGTTCGCTTCAGCGCGGTTTCGGGCTCAACGTCCAGTTGCCTGGCGAGGTTCACGATCACAAATAAAAGGTCGCCTATCTCCTCCTCGATGTTCATCATATCGCCGGTTTCGATCGCCTCTCGGAGTTCGTCGATCTCCTCATCGGCCTTTTCAAGGATCTGGTCGGTGTTTGGCCAATCGAAACCGACCTTTGCCGCTTTCTTTGTTACTTTAAGGGCCTCGAGCAATCCGGGGAAATGCACCGGCACATCGTCAAGCACGGAGTCGCCGCGTCGTTCCTTTTTTCCGGAGGCCTTGCGTTCATTCGCCTTCAGCGTGTCCCAGTTGTCCAGAACGTCCTGCGCGCGGTCAAGCTTTACATCGCCAAATACATGCGGATGACGGAGGATGAGTTTGCGCGTCACGCCTTCGGCAACATCATCGATCGTGAATTCGCCGCGCTCAGCGCCGATCGTTGAGTGAAAAACGACCTGCAGCAAGAGATCGCCGAGCTCTTCGCGCAGATCGTTGATATTCCCCGTGGCGTCTGCCTCCTGGATTGCGTCGAAGGTCTCGTAGGCTTCTTCCAGAAGATACTGTGAAAGGGATGCGTACGTTTGTTCAGCGTCCCACGGGCAGCCGCCCGGCGCGCGTAACCTCGCCATTACCGCGACGAGTTCGTCAAACTTCTCAGACATATGTGTATTTAAGTCCAGTGACGCGGATAAGTCTAGACGGGCATTCTGGTTTCGGGCCATCGCTTAATGCCGCGACACGGCACTCTGATAGATCGACGTGCGGTTTCGTTGTCGATCCAGGCTTTCCCGACCGAATTTCAAAATGCTACTATCATGAAAAGGATCCTATTCTATGACCGGACACGAAGACAAACACGAAGACGTTGTGCTGAAAGTGGTCGACCGCCGTAAATTCAACCCCGACGGTTCATTAAAGGAAGGTGTCGAACTAGACAAAGATACGGCGCGGGCGGCAGAGCCGAGACCAGAGCCCGTTGCTGCTCAGCCGTCCGACGCTGCGATGCCCAAACATGAAGCATCAAAAACACCCGGGCATCAGACGGACTCAAATTCGGATGAGATCGATAACGACGAAGAGATGCCGGGTGCTGACGAACCGGCGAGTTTTGTCAATTTTCTCTCAACTCTCGCGACGAATGCCGCCGCGTCACTTGGTGCGGTACCCCATCCGGCAACCGGGCAACGGTCGCTCGACCTGGATACGGGCAAATATTGGCTTGATGTCCTGGCAATGATCCGCGAAAAGACAAAGGGCAATCTGCACAGCCAGGAAGCAAGGCTCATTGACGGGCTGCTCGCAGACCTGAGGATGCAGTACGTCACAATGGTCCGAGCGACTGAAGAGAAGCTCAAGGCCCAAGCGGCACAAAAATTCTCCGGAGCGGACATCCTCGGAAAGAAATAGTACGCGGGGTTTAGAACTGCTTGGAAGTCCAAGAGCACCTTCGAGGCCACCCTGTCCATCAGGGTTGACCGGACCACTATGAAACTTACTTTTCTTGGCACAGGGACATCGACCGGGGTACCTTCGATCGCATGCGACTGTGAGACGTGTTCATCGGATGATCCGCGCGACAAGCGTTTGCGGGTATCGATCCTGATCGAGCATGCCGGAAAAACTATCCTGGTCGACACCTCGAGCGATTTTAGGCAACAGGCTCTTCGGGCGAACATACGCAAGCTCGATGCCGTCCTGATCACCCATTGCCACGTCGACCACGTGTTTGGACTGGACGATATTCGCCCGCTCAATTTCCGCTACGGTGCGATGCCGATATTTGCGAACGAGATCGCGTGGATCGATCTTCGCCGCATTTTCAAATACATTTTCGAACCGAACCACTTTGGCGGCGGACTGCCGCAACTCGTCCCGCATACGGTCGTCCATAGTTCACCATTCTGCATCGGCGATGTAGAGATAACGCCGCTCGAGGTCATCCATGGCAAACTGCCGGTCGTCGCGTATCGATTCAACGATTTTGCTTACGCGACCGATCTGAAAACCATCCCGCCGGACTCGATGGATGGGCTGCGGGACCTTGACCTTCTCGTGCTCGATTGCGTCAGGATAAAACCGCATTCCACGCATTTGAATCTCGATGAAGCTCTTGCGATCATCGCGGATCTGAAGCCGAAGCGAGCCTACCTTACACACCTTAATCACGACATATTGCACCAACGTGACTCAAAGCTCTTACCCAAGAACGTAGAGCTGGCATTTGACGGACTTGTGATCGAATAAGCACATTCTACGGCTTACGATCTTGGGGCTTGCAAATCGTCTTTTTCTGCGATTGGGACCACAACGTATTGTATTTGAAATGGTTACCGCCCGACATCGATTATTCTAATGCGTTACCTCATCAGCCGCGCGCTAAATGATGTAAAAAGGCGACTTAGCAAATAGTTTAAAAACCACTACATTTTGTGTTGACAAAGTGTTAACGACACAATATAGTCTATTACCACTGCAGGAGACAGCCCTTTAATTTTTGCGCTAAGGACCCACCTGCAATCCAAAAAACCAGACTGATTGCAGCGACCGCCGAGCTTGTTATCGACCAAGCCGGAAGGAGAATCTTTCTCTCTCATTTTTCCGAAGTCGCCGGATGGATCGGTCGAAAACGAGCTTAAAGACCAGGAGAAAACGAGCCGAAACAATGGATACATTTATCGGACAAAGCCAAACCGCCGCCGCACGACAAACCGAAGAAACGGCCCAGACAACGATGCGCGTGACAAAGCGCAACGGGACACACGAGCCGGTCGATATCAATAAGATCGTCCGGGCGATCTCGCGTTGTTGTACCGGACTTCAGAGTGTCGACAGTCTTCGTATCGCGACCAAAACCATAAGCGGCCTTTACGACGGAGCGACGACGAAGGAACTCGATAAACTATCGATCCAAACGGCGGCCAGCCTCATCTTTGAGGAGCCGGAATACTCGCGTCTTGGTGCCCGATTGCTCAATCAATATATTGAGAAAGAGGTCCGCAATCAGGAGATTCACTCTTTCTCGCAGTCGATCGCATTTGGCGTCCGCGAAGGCCTCATTGCTCCGCGTGTCGTCAAGTTCGTTTCGGATAACAGCCGTAAGCTGAATGACGCGATAGACCAGACCCGCAATGATCTTTTCGAATTTTTTGGTCTCCGCACACTTTATGATCGTTACCTCTTGAAGAATCCGGTAACGCGCGACGTTATCGAGACCCCGCAGTTCTTCTGGATGCGCGTCGCTTGCGGCTTATCCGAAACGCCGACCGAGGCGATCGAACTCTACAACCTCTTTTCGTCATTAGAGTATGTTCCGTCGACGCCGACCCTTTTCAATTCCGGCACGAAACACGAACAGCTTTCAAGCTGCTTTTTACTCGATTCGCCGTTGGACAGTCTCGAGAGCATTTACAAAAAGTACTCGGATGTCGCGATGCTTTCTAAATTCTCGGGCGGTATCGGCATCGCGTATCATCGCGTTCGCTCGCAGGGGTCGCTGATCCGCGGTACTAACGGTCATTCGAACGGCATTGTGCCTTGGCTTAAGACCCTCGACTCTTCCGTCGCGGCCGTTAACCAGGGCGGCAAGCGAAAAGGTGCCGCCTGCGTTTATCTCGAAACCTGGCATGCCGACATCGAAGACTTCCTTGAGCTTCGCGACAATACGGGTGACGAGGCCCGCCGGACACACAACCTCAACATCGCCAACTGGATACCTGACCTCTTCATGAAAAGAGTCCAGGCCGATGAAATGTGGTCGCTTTTCGACCCAAAGATCGTTCCGCATTTTCCGGATGTTTACGGGGAGGAATTTGAACGGGCATATGCGGAAGCTGAGGCCGAGGGGATCTTTGTCCGGCAGGTCAAGGCACGGGATCTGTATGCGAAAATGATGCGGACGATGGCACAGACAGGAAACGGTTGGATGACCTTTAAGGATTCGTGCAACCGAAAGTCGAACCAGACCGCGAGAAGCGAAAATGTCGTGCACCTTTCGAATCTCTGTACTGAGATAATCGAGGTAACCAGCGATGGTGAAACCGCGGTCTGCAATCTCGGATCGATAAACGTCGCACGCTACGTAAATGACGGTAAGTTCGATTTTGAAAAGCTTCGCCGCAACGTCCGCCTGGCGGTACGCCAACTGGATCGCGTGATCGACCTCAACTATTACGCGATACCGAGCACCTCTGAATCGAACAAGCGCTGGCGAAACATCGGCCTCGGGCTGATGGGTCTTCAGGACGTCTTTTTCCAACTTCGGTTGCCTTTCGATTCGGACGAGGCCCGGAAGATCTCGGCCAGGATACAAGAAGATATCTACTTCGCCGCACTCGACGCATCAAGCGATCTGGCACTCGAACGCGGGGCTCATCCTGCATTTGCTGAAACGCGTGCGGCGCAGGGCGATCTTCAGTTCGATTTTTGGGGCGTCACGCCGGATGACATCGGCAGATGGAATGCACTCCGCGAAAAGGTCATGAAAACCGGCCTTCGCAACAGCCTGATGATCGCGATCGCACCAACCGCGACGATCGCCTCGATCGCCGGCTGCTACGAATGTATCGAACCGCAGGTTTCGAACCTCTTCAAGCGGGAAACCCTTTCGGGCGATTTCGTCCAGATAAACAAATATTTGGTCAAGGAGCTAAAGGCACTCGGGCTTTGGAACGATGCCATTCGAAACAAGATCAAGCTTGCAGAAGGTTCGGTGCAGGAGATCGATGAATTTGATGCCGAACTGAAGGCGATCTACAGAACGGCTTGGGAGATCCCGATGCGTTCGCTGATAGATATGCAGGCTGACCGCGGAGCCTTCATCGACCAATCGGCGTCGCTCAACCTGTTCATGGAAAGTCCGTCGATCGGCAAGCTTTCGTCGATGTATATGTACGCCTGGCAAAAGGGTTTGAAGACGACCTACTACCTGCGTTCGCGTCCCGCGACAAAGATCGCTCAGGTCACGGCGGAATTCAAGACTTCAGACTTGCCGGCGGACGTCCAGAAGAAGGTTTACACAGATGAAGAAGCTCTTGTGTGTTCGCTGGAAAATCCAGAAGCTTGCGAAGCGTGCCAATGAGAAATTTCGAATAACGAATATCGAATGATGAATGAAAGAGATTGATCTCAAATCGCGAACAAAACAGTTCGCCTTGCGAATAATTAAACTATTTCGTTCGTTGCCGAAGTAACCTGATGCACAGGTCATTGGAAAACAGATACTGCGAAGCGGCACAAGTGTCGGAGCACAATATAGAGAAGCATGTAGATCGCGATCCGATTCGGAGTTCATTAGTAAAATGGCAAGCAGTCTTCAAGAATTAGACGAGACGGCTTATTGGTTAGAACTTTTGGTCGAAGGTGATTTTATATCCGCCGAAAAATTAAAAGATCTACAAAACGAGACCGATCAATTGATTGCAATATTTGTAACTTCAATCAAGACCGCTAGATCAGAGAAGTAGCTTCTTTTCCAACATTCGAAATTCGATATTCAGCATTTGATATTTATTTTTATGTTACTAGACCCAGGATTCAACCTCACCCTTCGCCCGATGAAGTACCCGGATTTTTATGAGATGTATAAAAATTCGATCAAGAACACGTGGACGGTCGAGGAAGTCGATTTCTCGACGGACGTCACCGACCTGCGGACAAAGATGACGTCGGCCGAGCGGCACATGATCAACCGTTTGGTAGCTTTTTTTGCGACCGGCGATTCGATCGTGTCGAACAACCTGGTGCTGAATCTGTACAAGCACATCAACGCGCCTGAGGCGAGGATGTACCTTTCACGTCAGCTTTTCGAAGAGGCGGTGCATGTGCAGTTTTACCTGACGCTGCTCGATACGTACATTCCGGATCACCATGAGCGGGAACAGGCCTTTGCGGCGATCGAAAACATTCCGTCGATCCGGAAGAAGGGCGAATTCTGCATGAAGTGGATCGATACGATCCAGGATATGGATTCGCTTCAGACGGCTGACGACAGGCGCAAGTTCCTGCTCAACCTGATCTGCTTCGCCACTTGTATCGAAGGGTTGTTCTTTTTCGCGGCGTTCGCATACGTCTATTTCCTGCGTTCAAAGGGCTTGCTGCACGGACTCGCTGCGGGAACAAATTGGGTCTTCCGCGACGAATCGGCGCACATGAATTTTGCGCTCGAGGTCGTCAACACTGTTCGCAATGAAGAACCTGCCTTATTCGACGACGCGATGACCCGCGACAT
The DNA window shown above is from Chloracidobacterium sp. and carries:
- a CDS encoding type II toxin-antitoxin system PemK/MazF family toxin — protein: MVTRFEVYLINLDDEISDDPKNTRPGVVISPDEMNRNLGHALIAPIASTNATYPTRIPTDFLNAQRWIILDQIRAVDHTRFVKKIGVIDKKSADRIVDLLSEMFAA
- a CDS encoding ribonucleoside-diphosphate reductase subunit alpha, which translates into the protein MRVTKRNGTHEPVDINKIVRAISRCCTGLQSVDSLRIATKTISGLYDGATTKELDKLSIQTAASLIFEEPEYSRLGARLLNQYIEKEVRNQEIHSFSQSIAFGVREGLIAPRVVKFVSDNSRKLNDAIDQTRNDLFEFFGLRTLYDRYLLKNPVTRDVIETPQFFWMRVACGLSETPTEAIELYNLFSSLEYVPSTPTLFNSGTKHEQLSSCFLLDSPLDSLESIYKKYSDVAMLSKFSGGIGIAYHRVRSQGSLIRGTNGHSNGIVPWLKTLDSSVAAVNQGGKRKGAACVYLETWHADIEDFLELRDNTGDEARRTHNLNIANWIPDLFMKRVQADEMWSLFDPKIVPHFPDVYGEEFERAYAEAEAEGIFVRQVKARDLYAKMMRTMAQTGNGWMTFKDSCNRKSNQTARSENVVHLSNLCTEIIEVTSDGETAVCNLGSINVARYVNDGKFDFEKLRRNVRLAVRQLDRVIDLNYYAIPSTSESNKRWRNIGLGLMGLQDVFFQLRLPFDSDEARKISARIQEDIYFAALDASSDLALERGAHPAFAETRAAQGDLQFDFWGVTPDDIGRWNALREKVMKTGLRNSLMIAIAPTATIASIAGCYECIEPQVSNLFKRETLSGDFVQINKYLVKELKALGLWNDAIRNKIKLAEGSVQEIDEFDAELKAIYRTAWEIPMRSLIDMQADRGAFIDQSASLNLFMESPSIGKLSSMYMYAWQKGLKTTYYLRSRPATKIAQVTAEFKTSDLPADVQKKVYTDEEALVCSLENPEACEACQ
- a CDS encoding ribonucleotide-diphosphate reductase subunit beta, with the protein product MLLDPGFNLTLRPMKYPDFYEMYKNSIKNTWTVEEVDFSTDVTDLRTKMTSAERHMINRLVAFFATGDSIVSNNLVLNLYKHINAPEARMYLSRQLFEEAVHVQFYLTLLDTYIPDHHEREQAFAAIENIPSIRKKGEFCMKWIDTIQDMDSLQTADDRRKFLLNLICFATCIEGLFFFAAFAYVYFLRSKGLLHGLAAGTNWVFRDESAHMNFALEVVNTVRNEEPALFDDAMTRDIVTMLDEAVECEMQFAEDILSGGVAGLSVADMRQYLEFIADQRLAMLGMQKVYGAKNPFSFMDLQDVQELANFFERRVSAYQVAVAGDVSFNEAF
- the galU gene encoding UTP--glucose-1-phosphate uridylyltransferase GalU, whose translation is MHQTIRKAVFPAAGLGTRFLPATKASPKEMLPLVDKPLIQYSVEEAVASGCDSILIITGRDKSAIENHFDISFELEQLLKEKGKLEMFEQVRAISDIAKISYTRQKQALGLGHAIYQAKDFVGNEPFAALLADDLVDAEKPALRQMIEVFEKYQAPVIATMQVEGEAISRFGVIDADEVEPGIFKINDMVEKPAFKDAPSDLAIIGRYIFTPDIFDAIERTTPGAGGEIQITDAMRLLLKERPFYAVRLEGTRHDAGDKLGFLIATVEYALKRDDLGSDFLTYLRSLKLD
- a CDS encoding AbrB/MazE/SpoVT family DNA-binding domain-containing protein, producing MKAQIIQIGNSQGIRIPKMMLEETGISGEVDLQLTPEGILIRNLNKPRGDWDAIFKKFAEADDDLQVQDGSGAEFERKEWQW
- a CDS encoding DUF1844 domain-containing protein, giving the protein MTGHEDKHEDVVLKVVDRRKFNPDGSLKEGVELDKDTARAAEPRPEPVAAQPSDAAMPKHEASKTPGHQTDSNSDEIDNDEEMPGADEPASFVNFLSTLATNAAASLGAVPHPATGQRSLDLDTGKYWLDVLAMIREKTKGNLHSQEARLIDGLLADLRMQYVTMVRATEEKLKAQAAQKFSGADILGKK
- the mazG gene encoding nucleoside triphosphate pyrophosphohydrolase — encoded protein: MSEKFDELVAVMARLRAPGGCPWDAEQTYASLSQYLLEEAYETFDAIQEADATGNINDLREELGDLLLQVVFHSTIGAERGEFTIDDVAEGVTRKLILRHPHVFGDVKLDRAQDVLDNWDTLKANERKASGKKERRGDSVLDDVPVHFPGLLEALKVTKKAAKVGFDWPNTDQILEKADEEIDELREAIETGDMMNIEEEIGDLLFVIVNLARQLDVEPETALKRTNRKFRQRFRFIEDELKKAGKNISDSTLNEMDELWDKAKTASKSN
- a CDS encoding MBL fold metallo-hydrolase, which translates into the protein MKLTFLGTGTSTGVPSIACDCETCSSDDPRDKRLRVSILIEHAGKTILVDTSSDFRQQALRANIRKLDAVLITHCHVDHVFGLDDIRPLNFRYGAMPIFANEIAWIDLRRIFKYIFEPNHFGGGLPQLVPHTVVHSSPFCIGDVEITPLEVIHGKLPVVAYRFNDFAYATDLKTIPPDSMDGLRDLDLLVLDCVRIKPHSTHLNLDEALAIIADLKPKRAYLTHLNHDILHQRDSKLLPKNVELAFDGLVIE